A window of Dissulfurirhabdus thermomarina contains these coding sequences:
- a CDS encoding sigma 54-interacting transcriptional regulator, whose translation MTDDIRPARISDAVFTVDAHWRISSFSPGAEALFGISAAEVVGRDCHEVVEATHFSGLCTIKENLAAGRAVKDYRMVVPGPDGGQRVITVSAMPVPDVDGLMSGAVVVLSDVTDEAGASPYQLDSIADGVFTVDRDWRITSFNRAAEEITGWKREDALGRPCQEVFRSSVCGDACILGQVLREGKASVNRAIFIHRADGRSLPVSISAAPLLDQEGRVIGGVETFRDITSLLEKNLILDSVADGVFTVNRQWRITSFNRAAEEITGWKREDALGRPCREVFRSSVCGDACILGQAVTHGRPVINRTIFMKRIDGRNVPVSISAAPLVDHAGRVIGGVETFRDVTASLERDLILDSVADGVFTVDEDWRITSFNRAAEKITGWKREEAVGRPCREIFHSSICGEACAIAQCMVTGAPTVERPITIQRKDGKALSVSISAAPLTDHEGNVIGGVETFRDLSLLTSLRKQLARRYTFGDIISKSPAMQRIFDILPEIARSDSNVLITGESGTGKELIAQAIHDLSERRKGPFVAVNCGALPDTLLESELFGYKAGAFTDAKHDRPGRLAAAEKGTLFLDEIGDISPAIQVKLLRVLQTRMYEPLGSNRPVKADVRILAATNRDLQALVAEERFREDLYYRLNVARVHLPPLRERIEDVPLLVNHFIEKFNAQKGKAVAGISDEALRALMHYDFPGNIRELENIIEYAFILCHGGFIELEHLPEPFSGTGGEVPAGLDLDQALSLEEIEKRAIYQALKRNRWKRLATCRELGISKDTLRRKIQKYRLEVPED comes from the coding sequence ATGACCGACGACATCCGGCCGGCCCGCATATCCGACGCCGTCTTCACGGTGGACGCCCACTGGCGGATCTCCTCCTTCAGTCCCGGGGCCGAGGCCCTCTTCGGCATCTCAGCCGCCGAGGTCGTCGGCCGGGACTGCCACGAGGTGGTGGAGGCCACCCACTTTTCCGGCCTCTGTACCATCAAGGAGAACCTCGCCGCCGGCCGCGCCGTGAAGGACTACCGCATGGTGGTGCCCGGGCCGGACGGCGGGCAGCGGGTCATCACCGTCTCCGCCATGCCCGTGCCCGACGTGGACGGGCTCATGTCCGGGGCCGTGGTGGTGCTCTCCGACGTGACCGACGAGGCCGGGGCCTCTCCCTACCAGCTCGACAGCATCGCCGACGGGGTCTTCACCGTGGACCGCGACTGGCGGATCACGTCCTTCAACCGGGCGGCGGAGGAGATCACCGGGTGGAAGCGGGAGGACGCCCTGGGGCGGCCCTGCCAGGAGGTCTTCCGCTCCAGCGTCTGCGGCGACGCCTGCATCCTCGGCCAGGTCCTCCGGGAGGGGAAGGCCTCGGTGAACCGGGCCATCTTCATCCACCGGGCCGACGGCCGGAGCCTTCCCGTGAGCATCAGCGCGGCTCCGCTCCTCGACCAGGAGGGCCGGGTGATCGGGGGGGTGGAGACCTTCCGGGACATCACCTCTCTCCTCGAGAAGAACCTCATCCTGGACAGCGTGGCCGACGGGGTCTTCACCGTGAACCGCCAGTGGCGGATCACGTCCTTCAACCGGGCGGCGGAGGAGATCACCGGGTGGAAGCGGGAGGACGCCCTGGGGCGGCCCTGCCGGGAGGTCTTCCGCTCCAGCGTCTGCGGCGACGCCTGCATCCTCGGCCAGGCCGTGACGCACGGGCGGCCGGTGATCAACCGGACCATCTTCATGAAGCGGATCGACGGCCGGAACGTCCCGGTGAGCATCAGCGCGGCGCCCCTGGTGGACCATGCGGGCCGGGTGATCGGGGGGGTGGAGACCTTCCGGGACGTCACCGCGAGCCTCGAGCGCGACCTCATCCTGGACAGCGTGGCCGACGGGGTCTTCACCGTGGACGAGGACTGGCGGATCACGTCCTTCAACCGGGCGGCGGAGAAGATCACCGGGTGGAAGCGGGAGGAGGCCGTGGGGCGGCCCTGCCGCGAAATCTTCCACTCGAGCATCTGCGGTGAGGCTTGCGCCATCGCCCAGTGCATGGTGACCGGGGCGCCCACGGTGGAGCGGCCCATCACCATCCAGCGCAAGGACGGAAAGGCCCTCTCGGTGAGCATCAGCGCGGCGCCCCTCACCGACCACGAGGGGAACGTGATCGGGGGGGTGGAGACCTTCCGGGACCTTTCCCTCCTCACCAGCCTCCGCAAACAGCTCGCCCGCCGCTACACCTTCGGGGACATCATCAGCAAGAGCCCCGCCATGCAGCGCATCTTCGACATCCTGCCGGAGATCGCCCGCAGCGACAGCAACGTGCTCATCACCGGGGAGAGCGGGACGGGCAAGGAACTCATCGCCCAGGCCATCCACGACCTCAGCGAACGTCGGAAGGGCCCCTTCGTGGCGGTCAACTGCGGGGCGCTCCCCGACACCCTCCTCGAGTCCGAGCTCTTCGGCTACAAGGCCGGCGCCTTCACCGACGCCAAGCACGACCGGCCGGGGCGGCTGGCCGCCGCGGAGAAGGGGACCCTCTTCCTGGATGAGATCGGCGATATCTCCCCGGCCATCCAGGTGAAGCTCCTCCGCGTCCTCCAGACCCGGATGTACGAGCCGCTCGGCTCCAACCGGCCCGTCAAGGCCGACGTCCGGATCCTCGCCGCCACGAACCGGGACCTCCAGGCCCTGGTGGCCGAGGAACGGTTCCGCGAGGATCTCTACTACCGGCTCAACGTGGCCCGGGTGCATCTTCCGCCCCTCCGGGAGCGGATCGAGGACGTGCCGCTGCTCGTCAACCACTTCATCGAAAAGTTCAACGCCCAGAAGGGCAAGGCCGTCGCCGGGATCTCGGACGAGGCCCTCCGGGCCCTCATGCACTACGACTTTCCGGGGAACATCCGGGAACTGGAGAACATCATCGAGTACGCCTTCATCCTGTGCCACGGGGGGTTCATCGAGCTGGAGCACCTGCCGGAACCCTTCTCCGGGACGGGGGGCGAGGTCCCGGCCGGCCTCGATCTCGACCAGGCCCTGAGCCTCGAGGAGATCGAAAAGCGGGCCATCTACCAGGCCCTGAAGCGCAACCGCTGGAAGCGCCTGGCCACCTGCCGGGAACTCGGCATCTCGAAGGACACCCTCCGGCGGAAGATCCAGAAGTACCGGCTGGAGGTGCCGGAGGACTAG
- a CDS encoding 4Fe-4S dicluster domain-containing protein — MKKRIEDFAKLENEGADTLPSAERRRFLRLGLTVTGVFAGGTVLSLTSSRPARGALVGGEMLRKDPYKPHYSMVIREDRCIDCQRCMDACVKTNDVPEYGYRTTILERELEVGPGEKQREFMPVLCNHCNRPPCVRVCPTKATYKDEKTGIVMMHYEKCIGCKTCMAACPYNARYFNEEKRAIDKCNFCFDTRLSKGEKLTACAAACPADVRIFGDIADPDSRVYKLVHEPTRVVWVLRPETGAMPNVFYTKG, encoded by the coding sequence ATGAAGAAAAGGATTGAGGATTTCGCGAAACTGGAAAACGAGGGGGCCGACACCCTGCCCTCTGCGGAACGGCGGCGCTTTCTCCGCCTCGGTCTCACGGTCACGGGCGTCTTTGCAGGCGGGACCGTCCTGTCCCTCACCTCGAGCCGCCCGGCGCGGGGGGCCCTCGTGGGGGGCGAAATGCTCCGGAAGGACCCCTACAAGCCCCACTACAGCATGGTGATCCGCGAAGACCGCTGCATCGACTGCCAGCGCTGCATGGACGCCTGCGTCAAGACCAACGACGTGCCCGAGTACGGCTACCGCACCACCATCCTCGAGCGGGAGCTGGAGGTCGGCCCGGGGGAGAAGCAGCGCGAGTTCATGCCCGTCCTCTGCAACCACTGCAACCGCCCCCCCTGCGTCCGGGTCTGCCCCACCAAGGCCACCTACAAGGACGAGAAGACGGGTATCGTCATGATGCACTACGAAAAGTGCATCGGTTGCAAGACCTGCATGGCGGCCTGCCCGTACAACGCCCGGTACTTCAACGAGGAGAAGCGGGCCATCGACAAGTGTAACTTCTGCTTCGACACGCGGCTTTCCAAGGGGGAGAAGCTGACGGCCTGCGCCGCCGCCTGCCCGGCCGACGTCCGGATCTTCGGCGACATCGCAGACCCCGACAGCCGCGTCTACAAGCTCGTCCACGAGCCCACCCGGGTGGTCTGGGTGCTCCGGCCCGAGACGGGCGCCATGCCCAACGTCTTCTACACCAAGGGTTGA
- a CDS encoding c(7)-type cytochrome triheme domain-containing protein, whose translation MKKVLCIGVAALVAGLVLHFGPAGFAEEEQEHGGDIIFTKPVKAVLFSHQTHIDQGLECDSCHDDPFEMAAGTAEENGDFTMEALYQGKYCGTCHDGETAFASNTRCAVCHIGVKGYNRLYKLSGEEGEGGHGE comes from the coding sequence ATGAAAAAGGTCCTTTGCATCGGAGTCGCGGCCCTCGTCGCCGGCCTCGTCCTCCACTTCGGCCCGGCCGGCTTCGCCGAGGAGGAGCAGGAACACGGGGGCGACATCATCTTCACCAAGCCCGTCAAGGCCGTCCTCTTCAGCCACCAGACCCACATCGACCAGGGGCTCGAGTGCGACAGCTGCCACGACGACCCCTTCGAGATGGCCGCGGGAACGGCCGAGGAGAACGGGGACTTCACCATGGAGGCGCTCTACCAGGGGAAATACTGCGGCACCTGCCACGACGGGGAGACGGCCTTCGCCTCCAACACCCGGTGCGCCGTCTGCCACATCGGGGTGAAGGGCTACAACCGGCTCTACAAGCTGAGCGGCGAGGAAGGAGAGGGCGGCCACGGGGAATAG
- a CDS encoding cytochrome c3 family protein yields the protein MKKNILTWLVVGLFAVAGAGVAMAGEGPATIVLKAKKGDVTFAHHKHQARMDCGQCHHGVANGKRVPFKKGQAMKKCEECHNSSMANKKVNKPMKVFHENCKNCHKQHKAEGAPTKCNGCHKK from the coding sequence ATGAAGAAGAACATCCTGACGTGGCTGGTGGTAGGACTGTTCGCCGTGGCGGGCGCCGGCGTGGCCATGGCCGGAGAGGGTCCCGCGACCATCGTGTTGAAGGCCAAGAAGGGGGACGTCACCTTCGCGCACCACAAGCACCAGGCCCGGATGGACTGCGGCCAGTGCCACCACGGCGTGGCAAACGGCAAGCGGGTTCCCTTCAAGAAGGGCCAGGCCATGAAGAAGTGCGAGGAGTGCCACAACAGCTCCATGGCCAACAAGAAGGTCAACAAGCCCATGAAGGTCTTCCACGAGAACTGCAAGAACTGCCACAAGCAGCACAAGGCCGAGGGCGCGCCCACCAAGTGCAACGGCTGCCACAAGAAGTAG
- a CDS encoding Hsp20/alpha crystallin family protein — translation MLGTWLETPVWNDFARLQRELERLFDLAAPRGDIRGVVRGTFPAVNVVETQDNVLVYVFAPGIPPGEVEISLNKNLLTVAAERKTDLAGAPAEGEPQAQGYHRRERFHGRFRRIISLPEQIDPDKVEAVARDGIIQVTIGKREEAKPRKIEVKV, via the coding sequence ATGCTGGGCACATGGCTTGAAACCCCCGTTTGGAACGACTTTGCCAGGCTCCAGAGGGAACTCGAGCGGCTCTTCGATCTCGCCGCCCCCCGGGGTGACATCCGGGGCGTGGTCCGCGGCACCTTCCCGGCGGTCAACGTCGTGGAGACACAGGACAACGTCCTGGTCTACGTCTTCGCGCCCGGGATCCCCCCCGGCGAGGTAGAGATCTCCCTCAACAAGAACCTCCTCACCGTGGCCGCCGAGCGAAAGACCGACCTCGCCGGCGCCCCCGCCGAGGGCGAACCGCAGGCCCAGGGCTACCACCGGCGCGAGCGGTTCCACGGGCGCTTCCGGCGCATCATCTCCCTGCCGGAGCAGATCGACCCGGACAAGGTGGAGGCGGTGGCCCGGGACGGCATCATCCAGGTCACCATCGGCAAGCGGGAGGAGGCCAAGCCGCGCAAGATCGAGGTGAAGGTCTAG
- a CDS encoding Hsp20/alpha crystallin family protein produces MSDIAVKQETAEREPRQAAAPAPLVPPVDVYEDHDAITLMADMPGVAKDDVDVRIDKDVLTLRGRIGDYVPEEARPLYAEFSGREYARSFTVGPEIDVDRIEAKMEAGVLRVTLPKVEAVKPRRIEVRAA; encoded by the coding sequence ATGAGCGACATCGCCGTCAAGCAGGAGACCGCCGAGCGCGAACCCAGGCAGGCCGCGGCGCCCGCTCCCCTGGTGCCGCCGGTGGACGTGTACGAGGATCACGACGCCATCACCCTGATGGCCGACATGCCGGGCGTGGCCAAGGACGACGTGGACGTCCGGATCGACAAGGACGTCCTCACCCTCCGGGGCCGCATCGGCGACTACGTCCCGGAGGAGGCCCGGCCCCTCTACGCCGAGTTCTCCGGCCGCGAGTACGCGCGCTCCTTCACCGTGGGGCCCGAGATCGACGTGGACCGGATCGAGGCCAAGATGGAGGCCGGGGTCCTGCGGGTGACCCTCCCCAAGGTGGAGGCCGTCAAGCCGCGCCGCATCGAGGTCCGGGCGGCCTGA